A single Pirellulales bacterium DNA region contains:
- a CDS encoding FAD-dependent oxidoreductase: MAHVEEIAFPQLNSAELAMVRSMAEARDYADGDVVFRAGQAEIDLYVVESGRIEIQNPTDDHRVIVVHEAGEFSGDIDVITGRPVIVTAVARGPTRALCLPRSRLRALLNRVPSLGEKLITAFTRRRELLSRMGTLGLRVVGPGHCRDTNIVREFLYKNFVPFTWYDTETEKGQLALAALGSSRKTPAIECGDGTVLLNPTLRELAAQAGIWRHCPSREVDLAIVGAGPAGIAAAVYASSEGISTLMLDRLGPGGQAGGSSRIENFIGFPAGLSGADLATRGVLQMLKFGAQIVAPVAVEQLTPARSVEELHTLDLDCGAKIRCRVVLLAIGVRWRKLEAAGADRFEGAGIYYACTTVEADLYDRSDVAVVGAGNSAGQAAMFLAECCPQRNVHLLIRRKLGPGMSEYLSDRIRASRNVVVHEQTEVEAIHGNRRMEAITLRDNASKTTRQAPCAAVFVFIGAEPSAQWLPPEIARDANGYLLTGTDVVRSGLWPRADRDPCPLETTVPGVLAAGDIRSGSTKRVGFAVGDGSLAVTCVHRLLTISR; the protein is encoded by the coding sequence ATGGCCCATGTAGAAGAAATCGCGTTTCCGCAGCTCAATAGCGCGGAATTGGCGATGGTTCGCTCGATGGCCGAAGCGCGCGACTACGCCGATGGCGACGTCGTGTTTCGGGCCGGCCAGGCGGAGATCGACCTGTACGTCGTCGAATCCGGCCGGATCGAAATCCAAAACCCGACCGACGACCATCGCGTGATCGTCGTCCATGAGGCCGGCGAATTCTCCGGCGACATCGACGTCATCACAGGCCGGCCGGTGATCGTGACCGCCGTGGCCCGCGGACCAACCCGCGCGCTTTGCCTTCCGCGCAGCCGGTTGCGAGCCCTGCTCAATCGTGTGCCGAGCCTCGGCGAAAAGTTGATCACGGCGTTCACCCGTCGGCGGGAATTGTTGTCGCGGATGGGCACGCTGGGGCTGCGCGTTGTCGGGCCAGGGCACTGCCGCGATACGAACATCGTTCGCGAGTTTCTCTACAAGAACTTCGTCCCGTTCACTTGGTACGACACGGAAACCGAGAAGGGGCAACTCGCCCTGGCCGCGCTCGGCTCGTCGCGAAAAACGCCCGCGATCGAATGCGGCGACGGCACCGTGCTCCTGAATCCAACGTTGCGCGAGCTGGCCGCCCAGGCCGGCATCTGGCGGCACTGCCCTTCGCGGGAAGTCGATCTGGCCATCGTGGGCGCGGGCCCGGCCGGCATCGCCGCCGCCGTCTACGCATCATCGGAAGGGATTTCAACCCTGATGCTCGATCGGCTCGGGCCGGGCGGGCAGGCGGGCGGTTCGTCGCGCATCGAAAACTTCATCGGCTTTCCGGCCGGTTTGAGCGGGGCCGATCTGGCGACGCGCGGCGTGTTGCAAATGCTCAAATTCGGCGCGCAGATCGTTGCCCCCGTCGCGGTCGAACAGCTCACGCCGGCGCGTTCGGTCGAAGAATTGCACACCCTCGATCTCGATTGCGGGGCAAAGATTCGCTGCCGCGTGGTGCTGCTGGCGATCGGCGTGCGCTGGCGAAAGCTGGAAGCCGCCGGGGCGGATCGCTTCGAAGGCGCCGGCATCTATTATGCCTGCACGACCGTCGAAGCCGATCTTTACGACCGCTCCGATGTCGCCGTGGTCGGGGCGGGCAACTCGGCCGGCCAGGCCGCCATGTTTTTGGCGGAATGCTGCCCCCAGCGCAATGTGCATTTGCTGATCCGCCGCAAGCTCGGGCCCGGCATGTCGGAATACCTTTCCGACCGGATCCGGGCCTCGCGAAACGTCGTCGTCCACGAGCAGACCGAAGTCGAAGCGATCCACGGCAATCGCCGAATGGAAGCCATCACCCTCCGGGACAACGCTTCCAAAACAACTCGCCAAGCGCCCTGCGCGGCGGTGTTCGTATTCATTGGCGCTGAACCGTCGGCCCAATGGCTGCCGCCGGAAATCGCCCGCGACGCCAATGGCTATCTATTGACGGGCACCGACGTCGTGCGATCCGGCTTATGGCCGCGGGCGGATCGCGATCCTTGTCCGCTTGAAACGACGGTGCCGGGCGTGTTGGCTGCCGGCGACATCCGCTCCGGCTCGACGAAGCGCGTCGGCTTCGCCGTCGGCGACGGCTCGCTGGCCGTCACCTGCGTCCACCGCCTGCTCACGATCAGCCGCTAG